The proteins below are encoded in one region of Flavobacterium nackdongense:
- a CDS encoding T9SS type A sorting domain-containing protein, with product MKKVIILGSLLISATIFGQLYIGGSSYIFNKGSMIYTKGNLELNGSSSNFYLRNEGHFLQGASGTSTNRGSGKLSVFQEGTVNNFAYNYWCSPVGIASSSAGNEPFGISLLYRPTTNIASTASTATSSLNGSTSSSTLDISSYWIHRFVVKDTYAEWDRCAAGTILNPGEGFTMKGTSGTDATNVGETATNNPGSRQRYDFRGKPNDGNISILVAPDQFTLTGNPYPSALDLSLFLSNETNSTGIAYFWEQDKSVNSHYLADYKGGYGAFSPVGQLDPVTGFPLTAGVYVPAVFYSYDGAGNEGNVFSNPNVNYQRRYCPVGQGFMISGSGSSPSTVTMRNSYRISVKEGTLGDTGSSYFEKKGPASIGRIPSPIAIEKIYSVAGNDYAKVSAKQVPQIRFNALLNNRGIRQLALVFVDHATDGVDHAMDAASPNDAPEEVYFVLNDSSFVIDARPFSRDKKIPIGFSNEQKANFKITVKEMMNFDQVDDVYLHDKISNEYHDIKNSFFELNLPAGKNNTQYEIVFQSATTLGLEKSFASDLVVLQDNASKNLIIENPKQKELNSYIIYDVVGKRITTNTQLGNKLKYMHSTANLPDGIYILKVMTADRREQGVKFIVKN from the coding sequence ATGAAAAAAGTAATTATTCTTGGAAGTTTATTAATATCTGCTACTATTTTTGGGCAGCTGTATATCGGTGGTTCGAGTTATATCTTCAACAAAGGCAGTATGATTTATACCAAAGGAAATTTAGAATTAAATGGCAGTTCCAGTAATTTTTATTTAAGAAACGAAGGCCATTTTCTACAAGGAGCTAGCGGAACATCTACTAATCGTGGCAGTGGAAAATTGTCTGTTTTTCAGGAAGGGACCGTCAATAATTTTGCCTATAACTATTGGTGTTCTCCCGTTGGAATTGCCTCAAGTAGCGCAGGTAATGAGCCCTTTGGAATTAGCCTCTTGTACAGACCCACAACCAATATAGCGAGTACAGCTAGCACGGCAACATCTTCTCTAAACGGCAGTACTTCCTCATCTACATTGGATATTTCGTCCTATTGGATTCATCGTTTTGTGGTAAAAGACACCTATGCGGAATGGGATCGCTGCGCAGCAGGTACCATTCTAAATCCCGGAGAAGGATTTACAATGAAAGGGACGAGCGGCACCGATGCGACCAATGTTGGTGAAACCGCCACCAATAATCCGGGAAGCAGACAACGATATGATTTTAGAGGCAAGCCCAATGATGGCAACATCAGCATTTTGGTCGCTCCAGACCAATTCACTTTGACGGGGAATCCCTATCCATCAGCATTAGATTTATCGCTATTTTTATCCAATGAAACTAATAGTACCGGCATAGCTTATTTTTGGGAACAGGACAAAAGCGTAAACTCCCATTATCTTGCTGATTACAAAGGCGGATACGGTGCGTTTTCTCCCGTAGGACAGCTCGACCCAGTGACAGGATTTCCGTTGACAGCTGGGGTATATGTTCCTGCAGTTTTTTACTCCTATGACGGCGCTGGTAACGAAGGTAATGTATTCAGTAATCCAAATGTAAACTATCAAAGACGCTATTGTCCCGTTGGGCAGGGTTTTATGATATCAGGAAGCGGTAGTAGTCCTTCTACAGTGACGATGCGTAATAGTTATAGAATTTCGGTCAAAGAGGGCACACTAGGTGATACGGGAAGTTCCTATTTCGAGAAAAAAGGCCCAGCAAGCATTGGTAGAATTCCATCCCCAATAGCTATTGAGAAAATTTACTCTGTGGCCGGTAATGATTACGCTAAAGTGAGTGCCAAACAAGTTCCACAAATCCGATTCAATGCCCTATTAAATAATAGGGGCATCAGACAATTGGCTCTCGTCTTTGTTGACCACGCAACAGACGGAGTAGACCACGCTATGGATGCTGCCTCGCCTAATGACGCGCCTGAAGAAGTTTATTTTGTGCTGAATGATTCCAGTTTCGTCATCGATGCAAGACCCTTTAGTAGAGATAAAAAAATTCCAATAGGGTTCAGTAATGAGCAAAAAGCCAACTTCAAAATTACTGTGAAAGAAATGATGAATTTTGACCAAGTGGATGATGTGTATCTACACGATAAAATTTCGAATGAATACCACGACATCAAAAATAGTTTCTTCGAACTGAATTTGCCTGCGGGAAAAAACAATACGCAGTACGAAATTGTTTTCCAATCCGCAACAACTTTAGGGCTTGAAAAATCATTTGCTTCTGATCTGGTGGTACTTCAAGACAATGCTTCTAAAAATTTAATAATTGAAAATCCCAAGCAAAAAGAACTGAATTCTTATATTATATATGATGTTGTCGGAAAAAGAATAACGACAAACACCCAATTGGGCAATAAACTGAAATATATGCATTCTACCGCAAACCTACCGGATGGCATCTATATCCTAAAAGTGATGACGGCCGATCGCAGAGAACAAGGTGTTAAATTCATTGTTAAAAACTAA
- a CDS encoding OmpH family outer membrane protein codes for MELQTIYEQKVQPLLDKLNNILANYAKAHDIKMIYTFEKIAPSLAYLDKNLDITPEILELL; via the coding sequence TTGGAGCTCCAAACGATATACGAACAAAAAGTACAACCCTTACTTGACAAATTAAACAATATCCTTGCGAACTATGCCAAAGCCCACGATATCAAAATGATTTATACTTTCGAAAAGATAGCGCCTTCACTTGCCTATCTCGACAAAAACTTGGATATAACGCCAGAAATACTAGAGCTCTTGTAG
- a CDS encoding T9SS sorting signal type C domain-containing protein: MKRITLKKGITMAILLLAGSIYSQTPVNNLIRLTSLNPASGGTTSSPSIISQDDSSITIDAAGAVTIASDYTPIAAAGNTTGTILIGGARNKTISVQLNAGSVVDQTVGATLGAITTTAGIQRASDGGIGVTTVAGASSGIDNGEGITFGLDLSSLPSTVAVQISRVYFSTFGTAESCTVVNRQDTSQNTTVVGFSGNAGNRDISTLGISIPGGTIDLDAVSFFNSSATAQNFRITGIEIRIVALSTVWNGTSWSNAAPGPAVDAFIEGNYSASATGGFSANNLTINSGSLTIEATKNLKIERSVVNNAGPNGIIVEEGGTLQQVLSTGLNSGAITVKKNSNLLFRNDYTMWSSPVAGSTTLEQFSPLTAQTPNNRFYVYNPTSNLYENVAPSSSFNIAKGYLIRMPNENPADLGTSSAYYTGASAINFSGTVVGVPNNGTLTLTGLATDSFHATGNPYPSNLDADLFLGGNTTGGTLYFWRKTNGAVGTAYATYTLAGGVANGGFPAPTKIIAPCQGFIVKTGVGISSLTFTNAMRPNNAVAGQFLKTKQTGTKDRVWLKLSNASGTFNQALIAYMDGATTGVDNGIDGEYINDSKVALTSRINASEYVIQGRPAFDATDVVALNFKTDVAGDFSISLDQFDGVFATGQAVYLVDSTTGTETDLKSGAYNFNAAAGVDNSRFTLKYQKTLKVINAEFNDNSITVYGQNGTLLVKSGAKLIHTVKVFDIQGRLLAEQKNVKSTAATISNLKTNQALIVQVSSEDNQVVIKKVLN; encoded by the coding sequence CCCGTGAATAATCTGATAAGGTTAACATCATTAAATCCAGCATCAGGAGGAACAACTTCAAGTCCTTCAATTATTTCGCAAGACGATAGCAGTATTACTATAGATGCGGCTGGTGCTGTTACAATCGCGTCGGATTATACCCCAATCGCTGCCGCAGGGAATACTACAGGTACAATACTTATAGGTGGCGCTCGGAACAAAACGATTTCTGTGCAATTGAACGCGGGTTCAGTTGTAGACCAGACTGTGGGAGCTACCTTAGGAGCAATTACTACTACAGCTGGTATACAAAGGGCTAGCGATGGCGGTATTGGTGTAACGACTGTTGCAGGAGCATCATCTGGAATTGACAACGGAGAAGGTATAACCTTTGGGTTGGATTTGTCCAGTCTTCCTTCTACAGTAGCGGTACAGATTTCTAGAGTGTATTTTTCAACTTTTGGCACTGCTGAATCGTGTACTGTGGTCAACAGACAAGATACTAGTCAAAATACAACAGTAGTAGGTTTTAGCGGTAATGCTGGTAATAGAGATATTTCTACTTTAGGTATTTCAATACCAGGTGGTACTATTGATTTAGATGCGGTGTCGTTTTTTAACTCTTCTGCCACAGCACAGAATTTTAGAATAACTGGTATAGAAATTAGAATAGTAGCACTAAGTACAGTATGGAACGGAACTTCTTGGTCTAATGCTGCTCCTGGTCCTGCGGTAGATGCTTTTATCGAAGGAAATTATTCTGCTTCCGCTACAGGTGGTTTCAGTGCTAATAATTTGACTATCAATTCTGGTTCTTTGACTATTGAAGCTACCAAAAATTTAAAAATTGAAAGAAGTGTGGTCAATAATGCAGGTCCTAACGGAATTATTGTTGAAGAAGGTGGTACACTGCAGCAGGTTTTATCAACTGGACTCAATTCAGGTGCTATAACGGTGAAGAAAAATAGTAATCTTTTGTTCCGCAACGATTATACAATGTGGTCTTCGCCTGTCGCTGGGTCAACTACTTTAGAGCAATTTTCACCTTTAACTGCTCAAACGCCTAACAATCGATTCTATGTATACAATCCAACTAGCAATTTGTACGAAAACGTTGCTCCAAGCAGTTCCTTCAATATAGCTAAAGGCTATTTAATTCGTATGCCAAATGAAAACCCAGCAGATTTGGGAACTTCTTCTGCCTATTATACCGGTGCTTCAGCTATCAATTTTTCTGGAACTGTAGTTGGAGTTCCCAACAATGGAACATTAACTCTAACAGGTTTAGCGACAGATTCATTTCACGCCACTGGAAATCCGTATCCATCCAATTTAGATGCTGATTTGTTTCTTGGTGGCAACACAACAGGAGGTACGCTTTATTTTTGGAGAAAAACCAATGGTGCAGTTGGTACTGCCTATGCAACTTATACATTAGCAGGTGGTGTTGCAAATGGAGGTTTTCCAGCACCCACAAAAATTATTGCACCTTGTCAAGGGTTTATTGTAAAAACAGGTGTAGGAATCTCTTCATTGACTTTCACCAATGCGATGCGTCCAAATAATGCGGTTGCAGGTCAATTCTTAAAAACAAAACAAACAGGCACTAAAGACCGCGTTTGGTTGAAGTTGTCCAATGCAAGTGGTACTTTCAATCAAGCTTTGATAGCTTATATGGATGGCGCTACAACGGGTGTTGATAACGGTATTGATGGTGAATATATCAATGATAGTAAAGTAGCTTTGACCTCTCGCATCAATGCTTCGGAATACGTAATTCAAGGTCGTCCTGCATTTGATGCTACTGATGTAGTAGCTTTGAATTTCAAAACCGATGTGGCTGGCGATTTTTCAATCTCGTTAGACCAATTTGATGGTGTATTTGCCACTGGTCAAGCCGTGTATTTAGTAGACAGTACGACAGGAACTGAAACTGATTTGAAATCAGGAGCCTATAACTTTAATGCAGCAGCGGGTGTAGATAATTCAAGATTTACATTGAAATACCAAAAAACATTGAAAGTAATAAATGCTGAATTTAATGATAACAGCATCACTGTTTATGGCCAAAATGGTACTTTATTGGTAAAATCAGGAGCGAAACTGATTCATACTGTGAAAGTTTTTGATATTCAAGGTCGATTGCTAGCCGAGCAAAAAAATGTAAAATCTACCGCTGCCACTATTTCCAATTTGAAAACAAATCAAGCCTTGATTGTTCAAGTTAGCTCAGAAGACAACCAAGTGGTGATTAAAAAAGTACTTAACTAA